The following are from one region of the Mesorhizobium sp. B4-1-4 genome:
- a CDS encoding M23 family metallopeptidase: MPDTEDVIAELGNEPPLIADGRSGPPDRREVSARWLSGTFLTGVTSSVLMGVALFAALDGRQQLATPPEIAELIGLASNGDSGEVAKTTRLVAPRQIAKAKDRRRMEVSMVTKVGDRDVIHTMPFVQIKMALAAGHTTSRPYPPFDPMQVFGDDGDDTPVQQATASAASGQIYGAKVESEMSLKTVDFPIETASFDEKSDLSADEVEKVVREAGTDLSDGAVQVASLHYVDPQRFGEAFAESMAGSYDVKIVPENVSVAPRANVDDQAPAFAEEIIPFTKDLDIAEAFADSGYTGEDATGMAQAIAKLLNAPALKAGTVLRVGLEVHGDAAKVVRTSIYDKTTHIVTIALDDRGQYVPAQEPEPNPELLTAFDDSEGPVVVRGNLPNVYDGIYRAAYSYGMSKAMTQRLIKLLASDVDFQSRLNPSDRLEVLFSQPDGDDQTSDDSELLYVSATFGGTTRNFYRFQMQDGSTDYFDEDGASAQQFLLRNPLPAGKFRSGFGARKHPILGYVRMHTGVDWAAPIGTPIIAAGNGVVEKVGWAGGYGKQIIIRHANGYETSYNHQSAFAKGIEPGVRVRQGQTIGYLGQTGLATGPHLHYELIVNGTKVDPMRVRLPVGKVLKGDDLVAFKRERERIDDLLKQEDGNSLKVASAKIEG; the protein is encoded by the coding sequence ATGCCAGACACGGAAGATGTCATAGCCGAACTCGGCAACGAGCCACCGCTTATCGCGGACGGCCGCAGCGGCCCGCCCGATCGGCGTGAGGTTTCCGCACGCTGGCTGTCGGGCACGTTCCTTACCGGCGTGACATCGAGCGTGCTAATGGGCGTGGCGCTGTTCGCCGCTCTTGACGGGCGCCAGCAGTTGGCGACCCCACCCGAGATCGCGGAACTGATCGGCCTTGCCAGCAACGGCGATTCAGGTGAGGTGGCCAAGACGACCAGGCTGGTGGCGCCGCGTCAGATTGCCAAGGCCAAGGACCGCCGCCGCATGGAAGTGTCGATGGTCACCAAGGTCGGCGACCGCGACGTCATCCACACCATGCCATTCGTGCAGATCAAGATGGCGCTCGCCGCGGGCCACACCACAAGCCGCCCCTACCCGCCTTTCGACCCGATGCAGGTGTTCGGCGATGACGGCGACGACACTCCGGTGCAGCAGGCGACGGCCTCCGCCGCCTCCGGCCAGATCTACGGCGCCAAGGTCGAAAGCGAGATGAGCCTGAAGACCGTCGATTTCCCCATCGAGACGGCCTCGTTCGACGAAAAGAGCGACCTGTCGGCCGACGAGGTGGAAAAAGTCGTGCGCGAAGCCGGTACTGACCTCAGCGACGGCGCCGTGCAGGTCGCTTCACTCCACTATGTCGACCCGCAACGATTCGGCGAAGCCTTTGCTGAGAGCATGGCCGGTTCCTATGACGTGAAAATCGTGCCGGAAAACGTCTCCGTGGCGCCGCGCGCCAATGTCGACGATCAGGCACCGGCTTTTGCCGAGGAAATCATCCCCTTCACCAAGGATCTCGACATCGCCGAGGCCTTCGCCGATTCCGGCTATACGGGGGAAGATGCCACCGGCATGGCCCAGGCGATCGCCAAGCTCTTGAACGCGCCGGCGCTCAAAGCCGGAACCGTGTTGCGCGTTGGTCTCGAGGTCCATGGCGATGCCGCCAAAGTCGTGCGCACCAGCATCTATGACAAAACCACGCACATCGTCACCATCGCGCTCGACGATCGTGGCCAGTATGTGCCGGCGCAGGAGCCCGAACCCAATCCCGAATTGCTGACCGCCTTTGATGATTCGGAGGGGCCGGTAGTGGTGCGCGGCAATCTGCCCAATGTCTATGACGGCATCTACCGCGCCGCCTATTCCTACGGCATGTCCAAGGCGATGACGCAACGGCTGATCAAGCTCTTGGCATCCGACGTCGACTTCCAGTCCCGCCTCAATCCCTCCGACCGCCTCGAAGTGCTGTTCTCGCAGCCCGACGGCGACGACCAGACCTCTGACGATTCCGAACTTCTCTACGTCTCGGCGACATTTGGCGGCACGACGCGCAACTTCTACCGCTTCCAGATGCAGGACGGCAGCACCGACTATTTCGACGAGGACGGCGCGAGCGCCCAGCAGTTCCTGCTGCGCAATCCCTTGCCTGCCGGAAAATTCCGCTCCGGCTTCGGCGCCCGCAAGCATCCGATCCTCGGCTATGTCCGCATGCACACCGGTGTCGACTGGGCAGCCCCGATCGGCACGCCGATCATCGCCGCCGGCAACGGTGTCGTCGAGAAGGTCGGCTGGGCCGGCGGTTACGGCAAACAGATCATCATCCGTCACGCCAATGGCTACGAGACGTCGTACAACCACCAGAGCGCCTTTGCCAAAGGCATCGAGCCGGGTGTACGCGTGCGCCAGGGCCAGACCATTGGCTATCTCGGCCAGACCGGCCTCGCCACCGGCCCGCATCTTCACTACGAGCTGATCGTCAACGGGACCAAGGTCGATCCGATGCGCGTCCGCCTGCCGGTCGGCAAGGTGCTTAAAGGCGACGACCTCGTCGCCTTCAAGCGCGAGCGCGAGCGCATCGACGATCTCTTGAAGCAGGAAGATGGCAATTCGCTGAAGGTTGCCAGCGCCAAGATCGAAGGCTGA
- a CDS encoding TMEM175 family protein yields the protein MKRPLEASAEGRGRIVGITDGVFAIALTLIVLEIRVPAHETIHSEHELLAAIAALAPRFLTYALSFLTLTIFWFGQQAQHGLIAKSDRRLATLNLCFLAFVALLPFSTDLLADFLEFRTAVLVYWLNLLMLGVTLFASWHYAEKNGFVAEDVDAEAKRTVYLRIVKAQILWAIGAALCLVTPLLSVGFILVVQLIYAAALRGSLLRKVIG from the coding sequence ATGAAGCGTCCACTCGAAGCATCAGCGGAGGGACGCGGCCGCATTGTCGGCATCACCGACGGCGTCTTCGCCATCGCGCTCACCCTGATCGTACTCGAGATCAGGGTGCCGGCGCATGAGACGATCCATTCCGAGCATGAACTGCTCGCTGCGATCGCGGCATTGGCGCCGCGCTTTCTGACCTATGCCTTGAGTTTCCTGACGCTGACGATCTTCTGGTTCGGCCAGCAGGCCCAGCATGGGCTGATCGCCAAGTCCGACAGGCGGCTTGCCACGCTGAACCTCTGCTTTCTCGCCTTTGTCGCCTTGCTGCCGTTCTCGACCGACCTTCTGGCGGACTTCCTCGAATTCAGGACCGCGGTGCTGGTCTACTGGCTCAACCTGTTGATGCTCGGCGTCACGCTGTTCGCCAGCTGGCATTACGCGGAGAAGAACGGCTTTGTCGCGGAAGACGTCGACGCTGAAGCGAAGCGCACGGTCTATCTGCGTATCGTCAAGGCGCAGATCCTGTGGGCAATCGGTGCCGCACTCTGCCTGGTCACCCCATTGCTCAGCGTCGGCTTCATTCTGGTGGTGCAGCTGATCTATGCCGCCGCGCTGCGCGGCTCATTGCTGCGCAAAGTCATCGGCTGA
- a CDS encoding DUF4167 domain-containing protein: protein MRPQQQNRRMRGRNNNGGGGGNNNNNNRKGPNPLTRNYESNGPDVKIRGSAQQIAEKYATLARDAQSSGDRVMAENYLQHAEHYNRIIAAAQAQMPIQNVQQNRDDFDDDGDEDRDEFDNAGNVGAGNSGASSGGNTISDPQVPVINHGAGPQPVIEGMPAEVALNRESGRDNRDNAGRDNSGRNHGGRHRDRRPNGGYGQNGQRDYASSAEQGGQQQRNEAPGQAEVQAESASPAETVAATEPAPLFENFSPAGLAAQAELNEAAAESGAARRPRRPRRPRATADQADGGGRNADAGEVAAAPAEGGSAEPVISDIDN from the coding sequence ATGAGGCCACAACAGCAGAACAGGCGCATGCGCGGTCGCAACAACAATGGCGGCGGCGGTGGCAACAACAATAACAACAACCGCAAAGGCCCGAATCCGCTGACGCGCAATTACGAGAGCAACGGCCCGGACGTGAAGATCCGTGGATCGGCTCAGCAGATCGCCGAAAAATATGCCACCCTTGCCCGTGATGCGCAAAGCTCCGGCGACCGGGTCATGGCGGAGAACTATCTCCAGCACGCCGAACACTACAATCGAATCATTGCCGCCGCGCAAGCGCAGATGCCGATCCAGAACGTCCAGCAGAACCGCGACGACTTCGACGATGATGGCGACGAGGACCGCGACGAGTTCGACAATGCGGGCAACGTCGGGGCCGGCAACAGCGGAGCAAGCAGCGGCGGCAACACCATTTCCGATCCGCAAGTTCCGGTGATCAACCATGGCGCCGGTCCGCAGCCAGTGATCGAAGGTATGCCGGCCGAGGTCGCGCTCAACCGGGAAAGCGGCCGCGACAATCGTGACAATGCTGGCCGTGACAATAGTGGACGCAACCATGGCGGCCGCCATCGCGATCGCCGCCCCAATGGCGGCTATGGCCAGAACGGCCAGCGCGATTATGCTTCGTCCGCCGAGCAAGGCGGCCAGCAGCAGCGCAACGAGGCCCCGGGACAGGCTGAGGTGCAGGCAGAGTCCGCTTCGCCGGCCGAAACCGTCGCGGCGACCGAACCGGCTCCGCTGTTCGAGAATTTTTCGCCAGCCGGTCTGGCCGCCCAGGCCGAGCTCAATGAGGCGGCGGCCGAGAGCGGCGCTGCCCGCCGCCCGCGGCGACCGCGCCGCCCGCGCGCCACTGCCGACCAGGCAGACGGCGGCGGCCGCAATGCGGATGCCGGCGAGGTGGCCGCGGCCCCTGCCGAGGGCGGCAGCGCAGAGCCCGTGATCTCAGACATCGACAACTGA
- the prmC gene encoding peptide chain release factor N(5)-glutamine methyltransferase: MADPLPEALGPLLREARARLAAAMIDDPALDARLIVEHYSGTTRTQAIAEPGRKVDGGAIAEIEAALKRRTGGEPVHRILGYREFYGLRLSLSSETLEPRPDTETLVEAVLPFVKATAAREGTCRILDLGTGTGAIALALLSTVPAATAIGVDISAGALATATRNAGQLGLGGRFTALQSDWFEKVSGRYHVIAANPPYIRSEDIGNLQNEVRDFDPRLALDGGADGLTPYRIIAAEAARFLEAEGVIAVEIGHTQRNEVNDMFSVAGYAAGEVFGDLGGNDRVLVFQRGKP, encoded by the coding sequence ATGGCTGACCCTCTGCCCGAGGCACTGGGGCCGCTGCTGCGGGAGGCGCGGGCCAGGCTTGCGGCGGCCATGATCGACGATCCGGCGCTCGATGCGCGGCTGATCGTCGAACATTATTCCGGCACGACGCGTACACAGGCCATTGCCGAACCCGGGCGCAAGGTCGACGGGGGCGCCATCGCCGAAATCGAGGCCGCGCTGAAACGGCGAACCGGTGGCGAACCGGTGCATCGCATCCTCGGCTATCGTGAATTCTACGGTCTGCGCCTATCGCTATCGTCGGAAACGCTGGAGCCGCGGCCGGACACCGAGACGCTGGTGGAGGCGGTGCTGCCCTTCGTCAAGGCAACGGCCGCACGGGAGGGCACATGCCGCATCCTCGACCTCGGCACCGGGACGGGCGCGATCGCCCTGGCGCTGCTGAGCACGGTGCCGGCCGCGACCGCCATCGGCGTCGACATTTCCGCAGGCGCGCTGGCGACAGCGACCCGCAATGCCGGGCAATTGGGGCTCGGCGGCCGGTTCACGGCACTGCAGTCGGACTGGTTCGAAAAAGTTTCCGGCCGATACCATGTAATTGCCGCAAACCCTCCCTATATACGGTCGGAGGATATTGGAAATCTGCAGAACGAAGTTCGCGATTTCGATCCGCGCCTGGCACTTGACGGCGGTGCGGATGGGCTTACCCCCTACAGGATCATCGCCGCCGAGGCGGCAAGATTTCTGGAAGCCGAAGGCGTGATAGCGGTCGAGATCGGCCACACGCAACGCAACGAGGTCAACGACATGTTTAGCGTAGCCGGCTATGCCGCCGGTGAGGTGTTCGGCGATCTCGGCGGAAACGACAGGGTTCTTGTCTTTCAACGGGGAAAGCCTTGA
- a CDS encoding MFS transporter: MHSPDKASAIPLTNPVTNGTFCPPSLRRYVLVAAILASALGFIDGSILAIAMPAIRVDLGASLAAAQWISNAYALTLSALILAGGAAGDRFGLRRAFVAGIALFVAASLACALAPNAIVLIAFRALQGIGAAIMVPGSLAIIAKAYPKKERGRAIGIWAAASALTTALGPVLGGLVLSAFGGGIWRAIFAVNLPLGLISIYLLLAKIPADEPTEKRSLDLGGGGLATLAFGALAYGLTSMSASGGGHMAGPSIAAGAVLLAVFILFEQRQREPMIDLSLFRIGAFAGANVATFFLYFALSANLFYLPMLMIAGWGLSTAEVGFIFLPLSASIALLSGPVGQLSDRIGPRFPIACGSLVVAFAFAGLALLTHAGIHHFWTGTFPLMALMGLGMALVVSPLSTAIMTAVEDKDTGAASGINNAVSRIGGLIAVAAMGSLAAWVYAKALDGNAISSVPGFGELAPAGLAPALDAARLAASDAAFSAVSSVTALLCLLSAAIAWTTIPGEALPWSRRAETEQD; this comes from the coding sequence ATGCATTCACCAGATAAAGCCTCCGCAATCCCGCTGACCAATCCGGTCACGAACGGAACTTTCTGTCCGCCTTCGCTGCGGCGATACGTGCTGGTTGCGGCGATCCTGGCTTCGGCGCTCGGCTTCATCGACGGCTCGATCCTGGCCATCGCCATGCCGGCGATCCGCGTCGATCTCGGTGCCAGCCTTGCCGCGGCACAGTGGATTTCCAATGCCTATGCGTTGACGCTCTCGGCGCTGATCCTTGCCGGCGGAGCCGCCGGCGACCGGTTCGGGCTGCGCCGCGCCTTCGTGGCCGGCATTGCGCTGTTCGTCGCGGCCTCGCTTGCCTGTGCGCTGGCGCCGAACGCGATCGTGCTGATCGCGTTTCGCGCCCTCCAGGGTATTGGCGCGGCGATCATGGTGCCGGGCAGCCTCGCCATCATCGCCAAGGCCTATCCGAAAAAAGAGCGGGGCCGCGCGATCGGCATCTGGGCGGCGGCCTCCGCGCTGACCACCGCGCTCGGCCCAGTACTCGGCGGCCTGGTGCTCTCGGCTTTCGGCGGTGGCATCTGGCGGGCGATTTTCGCCGTCAACCTGCCGCTTGGCCTGATCTCGATCTATCTCCTGCTTGCCAAAATTCCGGCCGATGAGCCGACTGAGAAACGCAGCCTTGATCTGGGCGGCGGCGGGCTTGCGACACTGGCCTTCGGCGCGCTCGCCTATGGGCTGACCTCGATGAGCGCCAGCGGCGGGGGCCACATGGCGGGACCGAGCATTGCCGCCGGCGCTGTGCTGCTTGCCGTCTTCATCCTGTTCGAGCAGCGGCAACGCGAGCCGATGATCGACCTCAGCCTGTTTCGCATCGGCGCTTTCGCTGGCGCCAATGTGGCGACCTTCTTCCTCTATTTCGCGCTGTCGGCCAATCTTTTCTACCTGCCGATGCTCATGATCGCCGGCTGGGGTCTGAGCACGGCCGAAGTTGGCTTCATCTTCCTGCCGCTGTCGGCATCGATCGCGCTTCTGTCGGGACCGGTCGGGCAATTGTCGGACCGGATCGGACCGCGTTTCCCGATCGCCTGCGGCAGTCTGGTCGTGGCCTTCGCCTTCGCCGGACTTGCCTTGCTCACCCATGCCGGCATCCACCATTTCTGGACCGGAACATTTCCACTGATGGCGCTGATGGGGCTCGGCATGGCGCTGGTCGTATCGCCGCTCTCGACCGCGATCATGACGGCGGTGGAAGACAAGGACACGGGGGCCGCTTCCGGCATCAACAATGCCGTCTCGCGCATTGGCGGCCTGATCGCGGTGGCGGCGATGGGGTCGCTGGCGGCCTGGGTCTATGCCAAGGCACTGGATGGGAATGCGATTTCAAGCGTGCCTGGCTTCGGTGAACTGGCACCGGCCGGCTTGGCGCCGGCGCTCGATGCGGCAAGGCTTGCCGCCAGCGACGCAGCCTTTTCGGCTGTCTCCTCGGTGACGGCGCTGCTTTGCCTGCTTTCAGCCGCCATCGCATGGACAACGATTCCCGGCGAAGCGCTGCCGTGGTCGCGGCGCGCAGAAACCGAGCAGGACTGA
- a CDS encoding MmcQ/YjbR family DNA-binding protein, which translates to MTLDDYNDFCASLPATNHVVQWGGAHVWKVGTKVFAIGGWNEGAQLFVTFKCSDIAYDVLKEQPGLRPAPYLASRGMKWIQRQTSQSMDDDALQDYLRESHRLVALKLTKQARKELGLGAG; encoded by the coding sequence ATGACGCTGGATGACTACAACGACTTCTGCGCCTCTCTGCCTGCCACGAACCATGTCGTGCAGTGGGGTGGCGCCCATGTCTGGAAGGTCGGGACCAAGGTCTTTGCCATTGGTGGCTGGAACGAAGGCGCGCAGCTCTTCGTCACCTTCAAATGCTCCGACATTGCCTATGACGTGCTGAAGGAACAGCCGGGCTTGCGGCCCGCGCCGTATCTTGCCTCGCGCGGCATGAAATGGATCCAGCGTCAGACAAGCCAGAGCATGGATGATGACGCGTTGCAGGACTATCTGCGCGAGAGCCACCGCCTTGTTGCGCTCAAGCTGACGAAGCAGGCGCGCAAGGAGTTGGGGCTTGGCGCAGGCTAA
- the clpB gene encoding ATP-dependent chaperone ClpB — protein MNLEKYSERVRGFIQSAQTMALSRNHQQFTPEHILKVLVDDDEGLAASLIERAGGNVRDVKLGVEAALEAMPKVEGGNGQLYLAQPLAKVFSTAEELAKKAGDSFVTVERLLQALAMEKSAKSAEILAKAGVTAQALNQVINDLRKGRTADSASAEQGYDALKKYARDLTADARAGKLDPVIGRDDEIRRTIQVLSRRTKNNPVLIGEPGVGKTAIAEGLALRIVNGDVPESLKDKQLMALDMGALIAGAKYRGEFEERLKAVLSEVTSANGSIILFIDEMHTLVGAGKADGAMDASNLLKPALARGELHCVGATTLDEYRKHVEKDPALARRFQPVFVDEPTVEDTVSILRGLKEKYEQHHKVRISDSALVAAATLSNRYIADRFLPDKAIDLVDEAASRLRMQVDSKPEALDEIDRRIMQLKIEREALKVEKDEASKDRLARLEKELAGLEEESTEITAKWQAEKQKLGLAADLKKQLDEARNELAIAQRKGEFQRAGELAYGKIPELEKKLKEAEAQDGKAGMVEEVVTPDHVAHIVSRWTGIPVDKMLQGERDKLLRMEDEIGKRVVGQGEAVQAVSKAVRRARAGLQDPNRPIGSFMFLGPTGVGKTELTKALASFLFDDESALVRIDMSEFMEKHSVARLIGAPPGYVGYEEGGALTEAVRRRPYQVVLFDEIEKAHPDVFNVLLQVLDDGRLTDGQGRTVDFRNTLIIMTSNLGAEYLVNLGEDQDVDAVRDEVMGVVRAHFRPEFLNRVDEVILFHRLRRQDMDRIVEIQLKRLENLLVDRKIALSLDHEAIEWLAAKGYDPAYGARPLKRVMQKELQDPLAEKILLGEILDGSTVKVTAGSDRLNFRSKPTVVATEAAA, from the coding sequence ATGAATCTTGAGAAATACTCCGAGCGCGTGCGCGGCTTTATCCAGTCCGCGCAAACCATGGCGCTCTCCCGCAATCACCAGCAATTCACCCCCGAACACATCTTGAAGGTACTCGTCGACGATGATGAGGGCCTAGCCGCATCGCTGATCGAGCGCGCCGGCGGCAATGTCCGCGACGTCAAGCTCGGTGTCGAGGCGGCACTTGAGGCGATGCCGAAGGTGGAAGGCGGTAATGGCCAGCTCTATCTGGCGCAGCCTCTGGCCAAGGTGTTCTCGACCGCCGAGGAACTGGCCAAGAAGGCCGGCGACAGCTTCGTCACCGTCGAGCGGCTGCTGCAGGCGCTTGCCATGGAAAAATCGGCCAAATCAGCCGAAATCCTGGCCAAGGCCGGCGTCACCGCGCAGGCGCTGAACCAGGTCATCAACGATCTCCGCAAGGGCCGCACCGCCGATTCGGCGAGCGCCGAGCAGGGCTATGATGCGCTGAAGAAATACGCGCGTGACCTCACAGCCGATGCCCGTGCCGGCAAGCTCGATCCGGTCATCGGCCGTGATGACGAAATCCGCCGCACCATTCAGGTGCTGTCGCGCCGCACCAAGAACAATCCGGTGCTGATCGGCGAGCCCGGCGTCGGCAAGACGGCCATCGCCGAAGGCCTGGCGCTGCGCATCGTCAATGGCGACGTGCCGGAATCGCTGAAGGACAAGCAGTTGATGGCGCTCGACATGGGCGCGCTGATCGCTGGCGCCAAATATCGCGGCGAGTTCGAGGAGCGGCTGAAGGCCGTGCTCTCGGAAGTCACTTCGGCCAACGGCAGCATCATCCTGTTCATCGACGAGATGCACACGCTGGTCGGTGCCGGCAAGGCGGATGGCGCGATGGATGCGTCCAACCTCCTGAAGCCGGCCCTGGCGCGCGGTGAACTGCACTGCGTCGGCGCGACCACGCTCGATGAATACAGAAAACACGTCGAGAAGGACCCGGCGCTGGCCCGCCGTTTTCAGCCCGTCTTTGTCGACGAGCCGACGGTGGAGGACACCGTCTCGATCCTGCGCGGTCTGAAGGAAAAATACGAGCAGCACCACAAGGTGCGCATCTCCGACTCGGCGCTGGTGGCGGCGGCGACGCTGTCCAACCGCTACATCGCCGATCGTTTCCTGCCGGACAAGGCGATCGACCTGGTCGACGAGGCTGCCTCGCGGCTCAGGATGCAGGTCGATTCCAAGCCCGAGGCGCTGGACGAGATCGACCGCCGCATCATGCAGCTCAAGATCGAGCGCGAGGCGCTGAAGGTCGAGAAGGACGAGGCCTCGAAGGATCGGCTTGCCCGCCTGGAAAAGGAACTCGCCGGTCTCGAGGAGGAATCGACCGAGATTACCGCCAAATGGCAGGCCGAGAAGCAGAAGCTCGGGCTTGCCGCCGACCTGAAGAAGCAGCTCGACGAGGCGCGCAACGAACTGGCCATTGCCCAGCGCAAGGGTGAATTCCAGCGCGCAGGCGAGCTTGCCTATGGCAAGATTCCGGAACTGGAAAAGAAGCTGAAGGAGGCTGAGGCCCAGGACGGCAAGGCCGGCATGGTCGAGGAAGTGGTCACCCCCGACCACGTCGCCCATATCGTGTCGCGCTGGACCGGCATTCCCGTTGACAAGATGCTGCAAGGCGAGCGCGACAAGCTGCTGCGCATGGAAGACGAGATCGGCAAGCGCGTCGTCGGCCAGGGCGAGGCGGTGCAGGCCGTTTCCAAGGCGGTGCGGCGTGCCCGTGCCGGCCTGCAGGATCCGAATCGGCCGATCGGCTCGTTCATGTTCCTCGGACCGACGGGCGTCGGCAAGACCGAACTGACCAAAGCATTGGCCAGCTTCCTGTTCGACGATGAGAGCGCCCTGGTGCGCATCGACATGTCGGAATTCATGGAAAAGCACTCGGTCGCCCGGCTGATCGGCGCGCCTCCCGGCTATGTCGGCTATGAGGAAGGCGGCGCGCTGACCGAGGCGGTGCGGCGCCGGCCCTATCAGGTCGTGCTCTTCGACGAGATCGAGAAGGCGCACCCGGATGTGTTCAACGTGCTGCTGCAGGTGCTCGACGACGGCCGGCTGACCGATGGCCAGGGCCGCACCGTCGACTTCCGCAACACGCTGATCATCATGACGTCGAATCTCGGCGCCGAATATCTGGTCAATCTCGGCGAAGACCAGGATGTCGACGCCGTACGCGACGAGGTGATGGGCGTGGTGAGGGCGCATTTCCGGCCGGAATTCCTCAACCGCGTCGACGAGGTGATCCTGTTCCATCGGCTGCGCCGTCAGGACATGGACCGCATCGTCGAGATCCAGCTCAAACGGCTGGAGAACCTGCTTGTCGATCGCAAGATCGCGCTGTCGCTGGATCACGAGGCGATCGAGTGGCTTGCGGCCAAGGGCTACGATCCGGCCTATGGCGCCAGGCCGCTGAAGCGGGTGATGCAGAAGGAACTGCAGGACCCGCTGGCGGAGAAGATCCTGCTCGGCGAGATCCTCGATGGCTCGACGGTGAAGGTGACCGCCGGTTCCGACCGGCTGAATTTCCGCTCGAAGCCGACTGTTGTCGCGACCGAGGCGGCGGCCTGA
- a CDS encoding L,D-transpeptidase family protein, whose amino-acid sequence MFRTIFVFSALAAGMLSCGALAAPTQDNAPRVSRTASDGGILVAQDGNLDIYYDARGNRVIVDADTGKVIAIQPPQTRLDRRALRRDTRLRELGRAPADDDRYYLDDPQDMARFRRKQLEEEGRVIPPPADEADPYGDNSVEAYPPSQQDDGSYDNTYPEAPQPAKPQTIKRQPLNEASIEPAQPGQPELQPANPETQTSLPPDTGGKATIDPSLSLGARQDVAALQVLLDRGGASPGVIDGRFGSNVDKALAAYNQITGSNLKSTDAVGIQAALAQTGGDAFASYTITPEDAAGPYVASIPEDYSQKAKLDRMGYTSVTEALAERFHMDETYLKSINKGLDFNRPGTIIKVANFGKLVSTPVARIVADKAKKEVYAYDADGKLVAAYPATIGSADTPSPTGIHAVSRVALDPNYTYNPNINFKQGQNDKILTIPPGPNGPVGSVWIALDKPTYGIHGTPDPSKIGKTESHGCVRLTNWDARELAKLVSPGVTVEFVGGSSADDFAQQ is encoded by the coding sequence ATGTTCCGCACGATCTTCGTCTTTTCGGCCCTCGCAGCCGGGATGCTTTCTTGCGGCGCGCTCGCAGCGCCGACGCAAGACAATGCACCCAGGGTTAGCCGCACCGCCAGCGACGGTGGCATCCTTGTCGCCCAGGACGGCAATCTCGATATTTACTACGACGCCAGGGGTAATCGCGTCATCGTTGACGCCGATACGGGCAAGGTGATCGCCATCCAGCCGCCGCAGACGAGACTCGACCGGCGCGCGCTGCGCCGCGATACAAGACTGCGCGAGTTGGGCCGTGCCCCAGCCGACGATGACCGCTACTATCTCGACGATCCGCAAGACATGGCGCGGTTCCGCCGCAAGCAGTTGGAAGAAGAAGGCCGGGTCATCCCCCCGCCGGCGGACGAGGCCGACCCCTATGGCGACAATTCGGTTGAGGCCTATCCGCCTTCGCAGCAGGATGACGGCAGCTACGACAACACTTATCCCGAGGCGCCGCAGCCGGCAAAACCGCAGACCATCAAACGCCAGCCCCTCAATGAGGCCTCGATAGAACCGGCCCAGCCGGGCCAGCCCGAACTGCAGCCGGCCAATCCGGAAACGCAGACGTCCCTGCCGCCGGACACTGGCGGCAAGGCCACCATCGATCCGTCGCTGTCGCTCGGCGCGCGGCAGGACGTGGCGGCGCTGCAGGTGCTGCTCGACCGCGGCGGCGCTTCGCCGGGGGTGATCGACGGGCGCTTCGGCTCTAACGTCGACAAGGCCTTGGCCGCCTACAACCAGATCACCGGTAGCAATCTGAAATCGACCGACGCGGTCGGCATCCAGGCGGCCCTTGCCCAGACCGGCGGCGACGCTTTCGCTTCCTACACGATCACCCCCGAAGACGCGGCTGGCCCCTATGTAGCCTCGATCCCGGAGGACTACAGCCAGAAGGCCAAGCTCGACCGCATGGGCTACACCTCCGTCACCGAGGCACTCGCCGAGCGCTTCCACATGGATGAGACCTATCTGAAGTCGATCAACAAGGGCCTCGACTTCAATCGCCCCGGGACGATCATCAAGGTCGCCAATTTCGGCAAGCTGGTGTCAACGCCGGTCGCGCGTATCGTCGCCGACAAAGCCAAGAAGGAAGTGTACGCCTACGATGCGGACGGCAAGCTGGTCGCAGCCTATCCCGCGACCATCGGCTCGGCCGACACGCCGTCGCCCACCGGGATACACGCGGTGTCGCGTGTCGCGCTCGACCCGAACTACACCTATAACCCGAACATCAATTTCAAGCAGGGCCAGAACGACAAGATTCTCACCATTCCGCCAGGCCCCAACGGACCTGTCGGGTCGGTCTGGATCGCCTTGGACAAACCGACCTACGGCATCCACGGCACGCCGGACCCATCGAAGATCGGCAAGACCGAAAGCCATGGCTGTGTGCGCCTGACGAACTGGGACGCGCGCGAGCTCGCCAAGTTGGTGTCGCCAGGCGTCACCGTGGAATTCGTCGGGGGATCTTCAGCCGATGACTTTGCGCAGCAATGA